In Bacteroidota bacterium, the genomic stretch AAATAATGGTAAATGGTATGGAGCCTGAACAGTTTTTAAAGTTTAGAATGAGTTTATTGCCTGCAAGTGGTTTCCAAAGTGCACAATACCGTATGATTGAAATATATGCTACTGAGTTTATAAATTTGGTAAACAAAGAAAAACGAGAAGAAGTAAAAGACCTTCCGATTGACCAACAATTTAATCATATATACTGGCAAGCAGGTGCTACTGAATCGGACACTGGAAAGAAAACGTTAACCTTAACCAAGTTTGAACAAAAATATGGTGACAAACTTAAACGACTGGCATGCCAAAATAAAGAGAACAATTTATGGACCATATACCAAACGCTAAGTGAAACGGATAAACAAGACGAAACGCTTAAAGCGGAATTGAGAAAGTTTGATTTAAATGTAAATGTAAACTGGCCTTTGATGCATTATAAATCGGCTGTAAAATATTTACAAAAACCCAAGGAAGATGTGCCTGCAACAGGTGGAACCAACTGGCAAAAATACTTACCTCCGCGTTTTCAGTTGCGTATATTTTACCCTGAATTATTTACCACTGATGAATTAAACAACTGGGGTAAATTTTAAATAATTGATAAAGCCATTTGGTACCAACCGGATGGCTTTTTTATTTAAATAAACAGTAAGTGAAACACAAAGGTAATAACAGCCAAAAGCGGCATTACACGGGTTACTAAATGGGTAACATAACCTGTATTAGTGATGGCACGTATATCAGAAAAATACCAGTACCTTACACATAATATGATGCTTGATATAATAAAGAAATCTATCAGCAGACCACGCATAATTTGTGCGTTCAATATGTTTACCGAAATTAAAACAGCAGCAATCAAAGCCATTAAAGTAACGTGCGAACCATATTGCCAAAACTGTTTTTCATAGGTACTAAATACATGTTCAAATACAGGAATATCACGCTTTAACTCTTCATTTATCATTTGTATATCATCCCTGTTAAATGAATAATTATGGCTTGTATTTAACGGGTTTTGATTTAGCAAATAACAAAGGTGATAATACAGGGAAGGCAGTTCCTGTTCAAATAAATCGGGCACTTCAAAAAAGTTTTCTATACAAACCGAAAAAAATTCCGATTCATTGGTGGCTGCATAATCCCTGAAAAAACTAATGGAGCCATTGCGCATTTTATGAAACGATAAACTTGCCAATTCATTCCATTCTTCATAATAATTGCTAAATCTACTATCTGCTACATCATCGTCTAAAGCTTCCATTCTGAGTATGTGTGCAAATTCATGCAAGCCCAAATTAAAAGTATCCCTGCTATCCTTATAACCTTCTTTAAAATGATGCCAGCTTAAAAACACTACTCCATTTCCAAGGGCCAGTCCTTTTACATCACTTTCAACTAATCTACTGTAAAATATATCAGGGAAAAGTACAACACCTTTCAGCATATCAAGGTTTGGGCTGTTCAAACCATAAGTTAATTGGGCTAGACAACCACAAATAAACATATTCATTTCACCATCATACACCAATTCATCACGGGTTTGAATTTGTATATGCTTGCTGATATCTATACTTCGCTCTACGAATTTTGCTTTGGATAACGAATCCAAGTTATTGTAATAAGGAATATTGGCCTGGTAAAATTGATTGTAGGTGTCAAATACATTTTTTTCTACCTCGTAAATATCATCGGGGGCATCGGGCTTTACTATATGAAAATACCTGATGTAAGCCCACAGAAAAATAATGATAAGTAAAGTTATAGTAGCCAATGTTTAATAAAAAGATTAAACACGATAATAAATATTTTTTATAAAATAACAACTAAACCAAACTTAAGCGCAAACAAAAAGGCTACCTTGTTGGGTAGCCTTTTTGTTTAATTACATAATGTATTTACTATAAGTGTATACACTCACCGTATGCTTGTGCTGCGGCTTCCATAATAGCTTCGCTCATGGTTGGATGCGGATGAACTGATTTAATAATCTCCATTCCGGTTGTCTCTAATTTACGAGCTACCACTACTTCGGCTATCATTTCAGTTACATTTGCTCCTACCATATGGGCTCCTAAAAACTCACCATACTTAGCATCGAAAATTACTTTTATAAAACCTTCTTTTACACCACCAGCACTTGCTTTACCACTTGCACTAAAAGGGAACTTACCTATTTTTAATTCGTATCCGGCTTCTTTAGCAGCTTTCTCGGTATAACCAACTGAGGCTACTTCCGGTGAGCTATAAGTACAGCCCGGTATGTTGTTGTAGTTTAAAGGCTCCGGATGGTGTCCTGCAATTTTCTCTACACAAATAATACCTTCAGCACTTGCTACGTGTGCCAATGCTTGTCCCATTACTATATCGCCAATGGCATAAACACCTTTTATATTGGTTTGGTAAAAATCATCAACTAATACTTTACCTTTATCTGTTTTTACTCCTAAAGTCTCTAAGCCTAAGTTTTCTAAATTGGTTTGAATACCCACTGCTGAAAGCACTACATCGGCTTCCATTTCTTTAACTCCTTCGGCTGTTTTAACTTTTACTTTGCAACCTGCACCACTTGTATCTACGCTTTCTACTGAAGCATTGGTTAAAATTTCGATACCTGATTTTTTAAATGCTTTGGTTACTTCTTTGCTTGAATCCTCATCTTCAACCGGCAAAATATTAGGCATAAACTCTACAATAGTAACTTTAGTACCCATGCTGTTATAGAAATAAGCAAACTCGCATCCAATAGCACCACTACCCATTACTATCATGCTTTTAGGTTGTGTTGGCAACACCATTGCATCTCTGTAGCCAATTACTTTTTTGTTATCAATTTTTATATTAGGTAACTCGCGGCTGCGTGCACCTGTTGCTAAAATAATATGTTTAGCTTCTACTGTTTTTTTAGTTCCGGCAGCTTCAGTCACTTCTACTTTACCGGCAGCTAATAATTTACCATGACCGGCTATTACATCTATTTTATTTTTTTTCATTAAGAATGCAATACCTTTACTCATATTATCAGCTACACCACGGCTACGTTTTACCACTGCTGCAAAATCTTTTTCTGCACCCTGAACACTAATTCCGTAATCAGCAGCATGTTTTATATATTCGAAAACTTGAGCAGATTTAAGCAAAGCTTTGGTTGGAATACAACCCCAGTTTAAACAAACACCTCCCATTTCGGCTTTTTCAATAATGGCTGTTTTAAGTCCTAACTGGCTTGCTCTTATGGCAGCTACATAGCCACCAGGGCCGCTACCTATTACTACTAAATCGTAATTCATTATAATAATTTATTTAATGTTATAGAAGGCGCAAATTAAAGCATTATTTGTAAAATATTGAACGCCTAATTAAGCTTACAACAAAATAATACACTAAAAATCAGGCAGCTGTAAATGCTATTTATATTTCTACATTTTTGGGGCGATTAAACACCCAGAAAATAATTGGAAATACCAACAAGGTTAAAATCGTTGCAGTTATCAATCCACCTATAATAACAACTGCTAGTGGTTTTTGCGATTCAGAACCTATACCTGTACTAATAGCTGCCGGTAACAAACCAATAGATGCCATTAATGCCGTCATAACAACAGGACGTGTACGTACTTTTACAGCTTCTTTTATAGAAGATTCTAAATTCATTTTGCCTTTTAAGTTTTTATGAAATTCTGAAATTAGAATAACACCATTTTGAATACAAATACCAAATAATGCAATGAAACCGACTCCACCGGATATACCAAAATTAATACCTGTAACATGTAATGCCATAATACCACCAATAATAGCAAAAGGAACATTGGCCAAAACAAGCAATGAGTCTTTTATATTACCAAACATAATAAACAGCAAAATGAAAATACCTACTAAACTGATTGGAACCATTTGCCCTAAACTTTTGGTAGCTCTTACTTGGTTTTCAAATTCACCTGTCCAGCCTATGCTGTAGCCTGTTGGTAATTGAATATTTTGTTCCACATTTTTTTGTGCTTCGGCTATGGTACTTCCCAAATCTCTGTCGCGTACTGAAAACTTTACACCAATAAATCGTTTGGTATTATCCCTGTAAATAAAGGCAGGGCCTGTAATTTTTTTAATGCTCGCTATTTCCTTCAAAGGAATTTTTACTCCTTGTATAGTGGGTACTTTTAAGTTTGAAATGTCTATTTCATCTTTTCTATACTCTTTTAAATACCTTACACGTATATCAAATTTTTTCTCTCCTTCAAATTTCTGTGTAGCTGTTTTACCTCCAAAAGCCATTTCCAATACGGCTTGTGCATCTGCTGCTTTTACACCATAGGCCGCCATCTTTTCCCTATCAAGTATTACACTCATTTCCGGCTGACCCACATTCCTTAAAATACCTACATCTTTTATACCTTCAACATGCTCTATTTGTTTAATCACATCGTTGGCTATTTCATCAAGCTTCTCTAAGTTATCGCCATAAATTTTAACTGCGTTGGAAGCATTGATACCTGCTACACTCTCTGCCACATTATCAATAATGGGTTGTGAGTAGTTGTAACCTATACCCTGGTATTTCGATAATGAGTCGTCCATTTCCCTAACCAAATCATCCATTGATATTTTACGTTTCCAATCATCTTTGTGCTTTAAATTAACCTGCATTTGCACATAATAAAAGCCACTTGGATCGGTTCCATCATTGCTCCTTCCTACTTGCGAAAGTACACCATTTACTTCCGGAAATTTTTGTAACTCTGTTCTTAAAATAGCTGTTTTTTCAACGGTTTCTTTTAAGCTCTGGCTCATGGGGAATTTGGCTTCAACCCACAAAGCGCCTTCGTTTAATTGGGGTAAAAACTCTGTACCTAAAAATGAAGCGGAGAAAAATGTCAGCCCTATTAATGCTACTGATGTAATCAATGTTTTGCGCTTATTTCTAAATGTCCATGCAAAACCATTCTCCACTATTTTATTCCAGAAATTAACAAATGGATTGTGTTTTTCTTTTACGTTTTTGTTTAAAAATATATGGCATAAAACGGGCACTAATGTTAATGTAAAAATTAAAGCGCCTAACAAAGCAAAACCCAATGTATAAGCCAATGGCGAAAACATTTTACCTTCTACTTTTTGGAAAGCAAAAATGGGTAATAAAGCTGTTATAATAATTAGTTTAGAAAAGAATATTGCCTTACCCAATTCTGTACCTGTTTGCTTTATTACACTTCCAATGGAGAGTTTATTAAAGGCAGTCATGCCCCGCTTATGGGCTATATGGTCAAGGGTTACAAATATTCCCTCCACCATTACAACCGCCCCATCTATAATAATACCAAAATCAACCGCTCCTAGTGATAGTAAATTAGCGCTCATACCTTTTAGTTTTAAACACAAAAAGGCAAATAATAAGGAGAGTGGAATGATAATAGAAACAGTGACTGTGGTACGCCAGTCAGCCATAAATAGAAAAACAATAACAGTAACAAATAATATTCCCTCAAACATGTTATGCATAACGGTTGTGGTAGTATAATTCATTAAATTATCTCTATCGTAAAATGTTTCCATTTTTACATCGTTGGGTAAAATGCGCGTGTTTAACTCTTCAATTTTTGCTTTTATTCTTCCCAATACTTCTTTTGGGTTTTCGCCCTTACGCATTACCACAATTCCTTCCACCACATCGTCATTACCATTCAGTCCTACCTGACCTACTCTTGGCAACGAACTTTCTACAACCTCCCCCACATTTTTAACCAATACCGGATTACCTCCTGCATCGTCTATAATAATATTTTCAATGTCTTTAATGCTTCCTAACAAGCCAACTCCTCTTACCACATAAGCTTGTCCATTTTTTTCAATAACATCGCCTCCTACATTTAAATTACTTCCATTTACTGCCTGAAAAACTTCTAAAGGAGTTATATTGTATTTTGATAATCGGTTAGGGTCAACACTTACATCGTACGTTTTTTCTCTGCCACCAAAAGCCACTAAATCTGCTACTCCCGGTACGGAACGCAATTGTCTGTCAATAACCCAATTTTGAATGGTTAACAATTCGCGTGAATCTCTTGTGTTACTTTTAAGTGTATAACGAAATACCTCACCTGTAGGACCATAAGGTGGTTGCACATCAGGTTCTACTCCATCAGGAAGCGACACCGTCCTTAACTGGTTGTTGACTTGCTGCCTTGCAAAAAAATCTTCTACATCGTCTTCAAAAATTATTTTTATAACAGAAAGACCAAACATGGTAATGCTTCGAACACTGGTTTTTTTCTGTACTGAATTCATGGCAATTTCAACCGGTGTAGTTACAAAGCGTTCTATTTCCTCCGCACTCCTGCCATTCCATTCTGTTACTATAATAATCTGCGTATTGGTAACATCGGGGAATGCTTCAATGGGCATATTCTTAAAAGCCACAAATCCGGAGATGATTAATATGGATACCCAAAAGAAGGTAAATGGTTTATTCTTTAGCGAGAATGCTATAATATTTTTAATTAGTTTGTTCACTTTTTGAATGGATAATTGAAAATTAAAAATGGATAATTGATTTATCAATTATCTTAATATCACTTGTTGTTTATTGTTAATTAATCATTCAACGCATCATAAACCAGCAATTGATTTTGTGTCATTACCTTTTCACCTGCTTTTAAACCTGATGAAATAAATGTGGTATCACCTACTTGTCTGTATACTTCAACCTGTCTTGTTTCAATATTATTGCGGTCTTTAAATATCATCACAAAGTTTTTACTCTTATCAAAAATCACTGCTTCTGAAGGAATATTAATCATTTGCTGATCGTTTTCGGTATAAGACAGTTTAATGTTTGCACGCATTTCTGGCTTCAATAAAAACTTATCATTTTTAAGCGTTATTTTTACTTGCATAGCCTTGGTTGATGGATCTATAATATTAAAGATCTTATCTACTTTGCCTTTAAATACTCTATCTGGATAGGTTAATGTTGTTACCGCTGCATCAATGCCTAATTTTACTTGGTCAATATCACTTTCATTTACATTGGCAATAGCCCAAACTTCATTTATTTCTGCTATGTCAAAAATGTTATCACTCCTATCGTTACGCAACAACATATCCTGGTTAATATTTTTTTGAAGAATAAACCCATTTAATGGAGAGCGTACTTCATAAATAGCACCCTTCTTAATATTATAAATTTTATATGTTTCCTGTATACGCAATAATTGTGATTGTGCTTTATCTAAATGGCTCTTCGCTTCCAGTACATCACGCTCTGATGTTAGCTTGCCTTCAAACAATTCTTGTGCTACTTTCAGGTTGTTTTTAGCTACAATTACATCATTTCTGGCATCGTCCAAATCTTTTTCAAAGCCTGCTACTTCAGTACTTAAAATGGTAGCCAGTAACTGGCCTTTGGTAACATAATCACCTAACTCTACATAAACCTTGGTAACATTACCACCAACAATTGGAAATACTTCAATCAGCTTATTATTGTCAGCAGTAATTTTTCCATAAAATGATATTTCATTTTTAAGTGGTGATAAAGTAGCCACCGAAGTTTTAGTTGAACTCAACATCACATCGCTTAATACAAAAGCAGTAGCGGTTTCAACTTCTTTTTTCTTTTCGCTACACGATGAAAACAATACTAAAATACTAGTAAGGAAAACAATTGATTTATATAACATGTTAAAATATTTGTTTGTTAACGGCTTTACTCAAATCCTCACAAGAAAGGACAAGGGCTTTGTTTATTTCATTGAAATTTTGAATGCTTTGGTTATAACTTTCCATAAAGTCTGTAAACTCCAGTATGGTTATATTATTTTTTCTAAAATTGTTAATTACTCCCTGGTATACAAGTTCAAAGCTTTCAGTGTTGGAAGTAGTTAAATACTGGTAATTTTTATTGGCTTCTGACCATTTTATATAGTTTGTATATACTTCATTTTTTACTTGTTGCGCAGCATAATTTTGCATTGTTTTCGATTGCTGTAATTGTATCTCCGCTATTTTTATGTTGCCCTTATTTTTATTCCACACAGGCAATGGCATTCCAAAAGTGAAATTAATCTGGTTATTAAAAGCACCACCTCTTTGGTCGTAAGCAGTTCCTAATGTTAAATCTGGCCTCGCTATTGCTTTTTGTATTCTTACACTAAATTCATTGCTCTCTATACTTTTAAGTGCCAATAAATAATCCGGACGGTTATTAATAGCCATACTATACAGTGAGTCTAAAGAATACTGCAATACTTTGCCGGGTAAATAGTATTTTGATAATGATGGAACAGCAGGTGTAATTTCAGTGGCAATACCTGTAATCAGTTTTAATTTTTGTTGTTCATCAATGAGGCTTTGAATAAGCAATGTTCTATCATTCTTCAAACTAAAATAAAGGGCTTGTAACCTTACTAAATCTTTCATGGCTACGTTTCCCTTATTGGTTTGAACCACGTATGCTTTAATAAGTGTATCTAGATTGGTTAATTGTTTATCTGAAATTTCTATTTTTTTCTGTTCAAAGTATATGGTATAAAAACTTTGTTTTAAAGCTGCTTTTAAATTGCGTAGTGCATCTTCAAATTGTAATTGTGCTATACTGCTGTTTGTTTTTGCTAATGCAATTTCATTACGCCTTTTGCCACTCAAATAAATAAGTTGTTGTATGGCAAAG encodes the following:
- a CDS encoding tryptophan 2,3-dioxygenase family protein, whose amino-acid sequence is MSEEILDDEVLSLISQIKDKYNTQGQNFKSYLEGLLYQDYTHYWDYIAVDSLLTLQKPKTLIPDEMIFIIYHQITELYFKLSLHEMEQIVTSKNNIDVHFFAERVRRINAYFNNLTHSFEIMVNGMEPEQFLKFRMSLLPASGFQSAQYRMIEIYATEFINLVNKEKREEVKDLPIDQQFNHIYWQAGATESDTGKKTLTLTKFEQKYGDKLKRLACQNKENNLWTIYQTLSETDKQDETLKAELRKFDLNVNVNWPLMHYKSAVKYLQKPKEDVPATGGTNWQKYLPPRFQLRIFYPELFTTDELNNWGKF
- a CDS encoding zinc-dependent peptidase encodes the protein MATITLLIIIFLWAYIRYFHIVKPDAPDDIYEVEKNVFDTYNQFYQANIPYYNNLDSLSKAKFVERSIDISKHIQIQTRDELVYDGEMNMFICGCLAQLTYGLNSPNLDMLKGVVLFPDIFYSRLVESDVKGLALGNGVVFLSWHHFKEGYKDSRDTFNLGLHEFAHILRMEALDDDVADSRFSNYYEEWNELASLSFHKMRNGSISFFRDYAATNESEFFSVCIENFFEVPDLFEQELPSLYYHLCYLLNQNPLNTSHNYSFNRDDIQMINEELKRDIPVFEHVFSTYEKQFWQYGSHVTLMALIAAVLISVNILNAQIMRGLLIDFFIISSIILCVRYWYFSDIRAITNTGYVTHLVTRVMPLLAVITFVFHLLFI
- the lpdA gene encoding dihydrolipoyl dehydrogenase: MNYDLVVIGSGPGGYVAAIRASQLGLKTAIIEKAEMGGVCLNWGCIPTKALLKSAQVFEYIKHAADYGISVQGAEKDFAAVVKRSRGVADNMSKGIAFLMKKNKIDVIAGHGKLLAAGKVEVTEAAGTKKTVEAKHIILATGARSRELPNIKIDNKKVIGYRDAMVLPTQPKSMIVMGSGAIGCEFAYFYNSMGTKVTIVEFMPNILPVEDEDSSKEVTKAFKKSGIEILTNASVESVDTSGAGCKVKVKTAEGVKEMEADVVLSAVGIQTNLENLGLETLGVKTDKGKVLVDDFYQTNIKGVYAIGDIVMGQALAHVASAEGIICVEKIAGHHPEPLNYNNIPGCTYSSPEVASVGYTEKAAKEAGYELKIGKFPFSASGKASAGGVKEGFIKVIFDAKYGEFLGAHMVGANVTEMIAEVVVARKLETTGMEIIKSVHPHPTMSEAIMEAAAQAYGECIHL
- a CDS encoding CusA/CzcA family heavy metal efflux RND transporter, whose protein sequence is MNKLIKNIIAFSLKNKPFTFFWVSILIISGFVAFKNMPIEAFPDVTNTQIIIVTEWNGRSAEEIERFVTTPVEIAMNSVQKKTSVRSITMFGLSVIKIIFEDDVEDFFARQQVNNQLRTVSLPDGVEPDVQPPYGPTGEVFRYTLKSNTRDSRELLTIQNWVIDRQLRSVPGVADLVAFGGREKTYDVSVDPNRLSKYNITPLEVFQAVNGSNLNVGGDVIEKNGQAYVVRGVGLLGSIKDIENIIIDDAGGNPVLVKNVGEVVESSLPRVGQVGLNGNDDVVEGIVVMRKGENPKEVLGRIKAKIEELNTRILPNDVKMETFYDRDNLMNYTTTTVMHNMFEGILFVTVIVFLFMADWRTTVTVSIIIPLSLLFAFLCLKLKGMSANLLSLGAVDFGIIIDGAVVMVEGIFVTLDHIAHKRGMTAFNKLSIGSVIKQTGTELGKAIFFSKLIIITALLPIFAFQKVEGKMFSPLAYTLGFALLGALIFTLTLVPVLCHIFLNKNVKEKHNPFVNFWNKIVENGFAWTFRNKRKTLITSVALIGLTFFSASFLGTEFLPQLNEGALWVEAKFPMSQSLKETVEKTAILRTELQKFPEVNGVLSQVGRSNDGTDPSGFYYVQMQVNLKHKDDWKRKISMDDLVREMDDSLSKYQGIGYNYSQPIIDNVAESVAGINASNAVKIYGDNLEKLDEIANDVIKQIEHVEGIKDVGILRNVGQPEMSVILDREKMAAYGVKAADAQAVLEMAFGGKTATQKFEGEKKFDIRVRYLKEYRKDEIDISNLKVPTIQGVKIPLKEIASIKKITGPAFIYRDNTKRFIGVKFSVRDRDLGSTIAEAQKNVEQNIQLPTGYSIGWTGEFENQVRATKSLGQMVPISLVGIFILLFIMFGNIKDSLLVLANVPFAIIGGIMALHVTGINFGISGGVGFIALFGICIQNGVILISEFHKNLKGKMNLESSIKEAVKVRTRPVVMTALMASIGLLPAAISTGIGSESQKPLAVVIIGGLITATILTLLVFPIIFWVFNRPKNVEI
- a CDS encoding efflux RND transporter periplasmic adaptor subunit encodes the protein MLYKSIVFLTSILVLFSSCSEKKKEVETATAFVLSDVMLSSTKTSVATLSPLKNEISFYGKITADNNKLIEVFPIVGGNVTKVYVELGDYVTKGQLLATILSTEVAGFEKDLDDARNDVIVAKNNLKVAQELFEGKLTSERDVLEAKSHLDKAQSQLLRIQETYKIYNIKKGAIYEVRSPLNGFILQKNINQDMLLRNDRSDNIFDIAEINEVWAIANVNESDIDQVKLGIDAAVTTLTYPDRVFKGKVDKIFNIIDPSTKAMQVKITLKNDKFLLKPEMRANIKLSYTENDQQMINIPSEAVIFDKSKNFVMIFKDRNNIETRQVEVYRQVGDTTFISSGLKAGEKVMTQNQLLVYDALND
- a CDS encoding TolC family protein → MRYCILFCVYFLVSQVSAQQTYTVEECESQFLKNNLLLVAEQFNVDAAKAAIIQAKVWDNPYISGEFNLYNPNNQQYFDAGTNGQKAFAIQQLIYLSGKRRNEIALAKTNSSIAQLQFEDALRNLKAALKQSFYTIYFEQKKIEISDKQLTNLDTLIKAYVVQTNKGNVAMKDLVRLQALYFSLKNDRTLLIQSLIDEQQKLKLITGIATEITPAVPSLSKYYLPGKVLQYSLDSLYSMAINNRPDYLLALKSIESNEFSVRIQKAIARPDLTLGTAYDQRGGAFNNQINFTFGMPLPVWNKNKGNIKIAEIQLQQSKTMQNYAAQQVKNEVYTNYIKWSEANKNYQYLTTSNTESFELVYQGVINNFRKNNITILEFTDFMESYNQSIQNFNEINKALVLSCEDLSKAVNKQIF